The bacterium genomic interval ATAAAGTTATAAAGTATAAAGTATAAAGTATAAAGTTATAAAGTGTAAAGTTGAAAAGTTAAAAAATATAAAGTATAAAGTTGTAAAGTATAAAGTTGTCCTGAATGGGTTGCCGGTTTTCCGCTTAAGCGGAAGGGAAATCTTTTTAAACAGGATACGGTAAACTGCAGAAAGATTGAACTTGTCTTTTAGTTTATTTTACTTTGGAGAGTACAATGGATAAAAAAAATCTGCCGAAGTCATTTGACGAACTTATCAGAACAGCGGATAAACCTGTGCTTGTTGATTTCTGGGCGGAGTGGTGCGGGCCGTGCAAGATGGTCAGCCCTGCAATTCATAAAATTGCATCGGAATTAAAAGGTAAATTAATAACTGTGAAAGTTAATGTAGACGAAAA includes:
- the trxA gene encoding thioredoxin gives rise to the protein MDKKNLPKSFDELIRTADKPVLVDFWAEWCGPCKMVSPAIHKIASELKGKLITVKVNVDEKPHVAAKYQITGIPTIMLFKNGGIAMRLTGAYPYETLKAEVEKAVSG